In Sporanaerobacter acetigenes DSM 13106, the genomic window TGTTGAAAAATGTTTTTCCAAAATTAGCAGCTATCCACAGGCCTAGTCGTCTCATACCTGCTTCAAAGCCGAAAAGCTTAAATATTTTCATAGCTCCGCTGAAAGAGTAAAAACTTTTTACAGCATGGAAAAATTCGGACTGTAATTTCCAAGGAGACATGTTTTTGGGCTGGAATACTACATTCATCATATCGTAGTACTGCCAGTCCTTTATTATAATTCTATCTTCTTTTTCGAATTGTTCATAAAGTGGGGTTCCTGGATATGGTGTCAAGACTGCAGGTTGTAATTGATATGCATTAATTTTTTTTGTAAATTCCACAGAATTTCTTATATCTTCTACTGTATCATAGTCAAGACCTAGTACAATACTTGCTATGAGCTTTATTTTATATTTTGCAAGCATTTCACCTGCTTTTTCTATATCTTCGATTTTTTGTTTTTTATCTATATAGTCTAAGGATTTTTGATTTAAGGACTCAATCCCTATAAGGACTCTGTTTAGATGAGCATCTCTTAAGAGAACTAGTAGTTCTTCATCATTTGCCAAATCGGTTCTTCCAAAGAAAAATGTTTCTTTAAACACAAGCTTATTTTCAATCATTTTTCTGAGTATTTCTTTTGCTCTAATTTTGTTGGCAGTGAAATTGTCATCTTCAAAGTTTACATATTTAAATCCCATTTTTTTATACATTTCAAGTTCTTTTATTACATTGTCAGGAGTTCTTTGTCTATAAGGATAAAACATTCTTGAGGTAGTACAAAATATGCAGCTAAAGGGGCATCCTCTAGAAGTCATGACATTGGCTGCATTGCATGGAGTTTTCAATAGGGAATAATCTGGGAATGGTATTTTGTCCAAGTCTTTAACAGGTGGGGCATAAACTATTTTTTCCTTTATATTTCCTTCAATTATATCTACTATTATATTTTCGGCTTCACCTACAATTACTTGGTCAGCGTGTTTAAGTCCTTCTTCAGGGAAACCAGAAACATGCATACCACCAAGGATGACTCTTTTTTTGTATTCGTTTCTTAAAATATCAGCTAGTTCGTAAGCTCTTGTTGCATTGGAAGTCATAGTATATATTCCTACAGTATCTGCATCCAATATATTTTCTGGTTTTAAATCTTTATAAAGCTCCTCATATACTTCTACATCATGACCAGCTTCTTTAAGTATTCTTCCCAAAATTAATGGTCCAGTTATTGAATTTTTCTGCCCATAAAAGGAGCCACCGAGTCTATAGATAGAATTTCTTCTAATGTCAGCTGCAGGAGTTATGAATACAATTTTCATTAAATCATCTCCTAATATAAAAATATCTATATTAGTAGTATATCAAATTGTACGAAAAGTTCAACATGTGGACATAAATCACAAAAAAATAGCTGGCTGTCCAGCTATTTTAAAAATTTCTTTATAGTATTTATTTTATCTTTGTATGGTGGATACCTAAAATTTGGGTCAAATGCATTGCTCCTTTTTAGAACACTTTTATAGTGAGTAAAAGTATCAAAACTTTTCTTGCCATGATAGCTACCCATTCCACTATTTCCTACGCCTCCAAAAGGCAAATAGGGACTTGAAAGATGCATTATGGTATCATTTATACATCCACCTCCATAGGAAGTATTTTTAATGACCTTTTCTACCTTTTCATTGTCTGTTGAGAAGAAGTAGAGAGCTAGTGGTTTAGGATGAGCATTAACTACTTTTATAGCCTCGTCTAAATCTTCATATTCTAAGATAGGGAAAATAGGACCAAAAATTTCTTCTCCCATTATAGGGCTATCCCAAGTTACTTCATCCATAAGAGTAGGAGAAATAAAAAGAGCTTCTCTATCATGTTTTCCGCCATAAATTATATTTCCACTTTGGAGTAATCCGAACAATCTATTAAACTGTTTTTCATTTATAATCCTTATGTAGTCAGGATTATCTTTTTGATTTTTTCCATAAAACTCTTCAATGTATTTAATAATGTTTTTTATTAATACATTCTTTATGCTCTTGTGTACTAATAGATAATCTGGTGCAACACAGGTTTGACCTGAATTTAAAAATTTCCCCCATACTATTCTTTTGGCAAATAAGTCCATATCTCCATCTTTATCTACTATACAAGGACTTTTCCCTCCCAATTCCAAGGTGACCGGCGTTAAATGTTTTGCAGCTTTTTCCATGACTAATTTTCCTATGGGAACGCTACCAGTATAAAAAATATAGTCAAATTTTTCATCTAATAAAGCTTTGCTTTCTTCTCCTTTAGCCACGAAGATGTATTCTCTGTTGAAATTAGAGTTTATCAGTTCTTCTAATACTTTACTTGTATGATGTGATGTGCTAGAAGGCTTTATTATAGCTGTATTTCCTGCGGCTATGCTACCTATAAGTGGTGTTATAGATAGTTGAAATGGATAATTCCATGGAGAGATGATGAATGTATTTCCATAGGGTTCTGGATATATATAACTTTTAGCCTTGAAGTCAGTCAAAGGAGTTTTAACTTTTTTAGGTTTAACCCATTTTTTTAAGTTTTTGTTTGTGTAGGTTATTTCACTTAGCGATATTCCTATTTCTGTAGAATAGGATTCAAATTGGGATTTATTTAAGTCTTTTTTCAATCCTTCCATAATATATTTTTCATTTTTTAATATTATATCTTTTAATTTATTTAAACTTGCCATTCTAAAATTTAATTCTCTAGTAATACCCGAACTATAGAAACTTCTTTGCTCTTCTAAAATAGAGTTCATATCTATTTCACCCCTTTATCAATATTTACTTTAATTATACCCTAAATATTGATAATGTTCATATTTGATTTGTAACTCTTTTGTAATGCTTTCCACTTAAAATTTTGGTATAATTACAATGAGAAGGAACCCATAAAATTAACGAGAGAGGTAATGATATGAAAAACAAGAAACATTTGGTGTTAATTTTTGTTTTAGCAATACTAGTGCTTGTTTCAGGGTGTACAAAGAAAAAGGATTCTAAAAAAGAAAACAAACCAGTTCAAAGCATAGATGAGGAAATGGCAAAGGTAGAAGAAAATAAAATAAAAAAGATAATGGATGATTTTAGAGTATTGATATCAGAAAACAAAGAGCCCTATGAAATAATAAAGTTTATTGATGAGAATATAGATCAAACATCTGAAGTAGAGGCAGCGGAAATGATTAAAGAGTTTGAATTAGTTCAAGAAAAATACATGAATATATATGCTGAAGAACTCTATAAATCCAATAGGCAAGAAATATTAAATTTAACTTTTCCAAATGGAGAATATGATCCACAAAAGCTTGATGCTATAGAAGATGGAGAATTGAAACAACTTGTAACTAAAATTGCTGAAAGCAAATATAAGCTTATAAATGTTGAAGGCTCGTTCTTTCCTATAATTGATTATGGAAGTTTTAAGAAGTATGAAAAATACTTGTCTGAAGATATGAAGGGATATTTAAACATTAAATCTTTAGAATCAGATAGTCCTTCAATGACAGATGGGGGTCTTATTATTACTTGGGACGAACTAGCTAATAGACTCATAAAAACAGAGAAATACTTGATGAAGTATCCAGAAGGACTAAAAAATGAAGAAATACTAAGGTTATATGGAGAATATTTGATAAAGTATATGTCAGGAGGAGATAATACTCCTATATATAATATGGAAGATAATAAAATACTTGAAGATGTTCTTGAAAGCTATAAAAAGACAATAGTTAATAATAAAAACACTATTACAGCTGATATTATGAGTAAGTATTTAAAACTTATTGGAGAAAATGAGTATATTGTAGATGATGTTCTCACATCTAAAGTAGTAGATTTATACAATGAAGCTATAGATAGATTAGAAGAACATAAATAAGCCCACCACTGGCATAGTTCCGAAACCCCTTCAACAACAAAGGAACTATGCCTTTTTTATACTTTATGTCCATCTGAGACCTTTAGGATAATGGTTTTTCACGAAATTGTCAGTTACTTTTCCCCAGCCTATTGAATATCCATCTATAAGTATTAAATTCCAACTATTTTCTGAATTGAATTTAAAGGTTTGACCTTTTAAATAAGAAAGAATTTCCTCATCTTTTAAGTTTAAGGATATAGTATTTTTAGCTTCATCTTTTTTTAAGTGTAGTGCTAGTGCATGGGAAGGTTCAAATCTATTTTTCTTTAAAGTTCCTAAGTGCAGTCCTGGTCTTATCACTCTTATACCATTTAAGTCCAAATTTTCTTCGAAAAAATAGAGATTGTTCCCAAACAAAGTGAAATAATGGTTAAAATTTGTGTTCAAATATTTGTCCTGAAACTTGAAAAAATCTTTTATATCACTTTTGCTTATTTTATCTTTTACTTTATTTATTTTGGAGAATTTACTATCACTATTCTTTTTAAGAACAGCAATGAAATGGCCTTCACCTTTTACTTTATGTGGCCAAAGGCGAAGCAATTTTTCTAGAGAAAAATCACTATTTTCAGTTAGAAATTTTTCTATTACTTTTTCGTTTTCTTCAGGAGAAAAAGTGCAAGTAGAATATACCAATTTTCCTCCGCATTTTAGCATATTTTTTCCACTATTCAAGATATAAAATTGCCTCTCTGAAGCATATGATATATTTTGAAGACTCCATTCGCTGATGACCTCAGGATCTTTTCTAAACATACCTTCACCAGAACAGGGAGCATCTATGAGAACTTTATCGAAATATCCAGAAAACTTACTAGCAAGTTTTTCAGGAGTTTCATTGGTAACTAATACATTGGAAATCCCCATTCTCTCAATGTTTTCAGAAAGTATTTGGGCTCTTTTTTGGTACAATTCATTGGATAACAAAAAACCTGTATTTTGTAGTTTTGCTGCTATTTGAGTAGATTTCCCCCCAGGAGCTGCACAAAGGTCCAGTACCTTATCTCCTTTTTGTACATCAAGGTGTTCCACAACTGCCATGGCACTAGGTTCTTGAATATAGTATAGTCCTGCTTCATGATAGGGATGTTTCCCAGGTAAATCTTCTTTGGCATAATAAAATCCTTCTTTTACCCATGAAATATTTTCAAGGTGAAATGGATTTATTTTAAGAAATTCTTCTCTATTTATTTTTAAAGTATTTATTCTCAATCCATAAGTTCGCTTTTCATCATAGGATTTTATAAAAGAGTTATATTCGTCTTTTAAAAAATTTTTCATCATATTAGTAAAATCCTTTGGTAGTTCCACGAAATCCCTCCTAAGCTGAAATTTTAATTTAATTTATTATATTATAGTTATTATTCACAAATCAACCCATATTATCTTGTCATTTGATATATAATATTGTGTAGAAGAATATAAGTGGAGGGATTCTTATGAAAAAGGTATTAGTTTTACTTGCTGAAGGTTTCGAAGAAGTTGAGGCTTTGACAGTAGTAGATTATTTAAAGAGAAAAGATGTGTTGTGTGAAACCTGCTCTATAACTGGAGAAAAAATGGTGGTAGGAGCTCATAAAATAAGAGTGGAAGCTGATAAAGTATTAGCGGAAATAAAAAATATAGACAATTATCAAGCTTTAATTATACCTGGAGGACTACCGGGAGCTACAAATTTAAGAGATAACCCTATAGTCATAAGGCTAGTTCAAGCATTTAATCATGAAGAAAAAATTCTAGCTGCTATATGTGCAGGGCCTATAGTACTTGAAAAGGCAGGAGTATTGAAAGAAAAAAAGGTTACGTCTTATCCAGGCTTTGAAGGTGAACTAAAAGAAAGTACTTACTTAGAAGATATAGTAGTACAAGATGGGAATATTATTACAGCAAGAGGACCTGCAGTTGCAGTATATTTTGTTCTTAAGATACTAGAGAATTTAGCTGGAAAAGAAAAATCAAACGAGCTTAAGAAAGATATATTGTTGGATATGGTTGAAGAAAAAGTGGGGCAATAGCTCCACTTTTTTGGAGAAGGAGGTTAAAAATTGAAACTTGAAAGAGATTTTTATATTAGAGATACTCAAACTGTTGCAAGAGAACTTTTAGGGAAAGTTCTTGTACATAATGTGAATGGAAAGATATTTAGTGGTAAAATCGTTGAAACCGAAGCCTATTTAGGTATTATAGATAAAGCGGCTCATTCTTATGGAGGGAAAAGGACTAAAAGAGTAGAGATTATGTATGGTCCTCCAGGGAGGGCATATATATATCTTATATACGGGATGTATTATTGTTTTAATGTAGTCACTAAAGAGGAAGGCACACCAGAGGCGGTACTAATTAGAGGATTGGAACCTATAGATGGAATAAGCCTTATGGCTAAAAATCGATTTAATAAAGAATTGTCTCAATTAACAAATGCTCAATTAAAAAATTTAACTAATGGGCCAGGCAAACTTTGTCAGGCCATGGAACTTGACAAGCGGTTGAATGGAGAAGATTTATGTGGAGATACACTTTATATAGAAGAAAGAAAAGTGGAAAGTTTTAATATAATTAATACAAAGAGAATAGGTATAGACTATGCAGAAGAGGCAAAAGATTTTCTCTATAGATACTATATAGAAGGGAACTCATATATTTCCAAGACTAAATAAAAAAATTTGAAAAAATTTTTTTCAAGTAATATAATGAAAAATGTGAAAGGAGTGATATATATATGGAGATGCTGGTTATAGTGCTTAATAAAACTGAAAAATTAGAAGACCTAATGGTAGAGTTCAACAACTGTGGCATAAGAGGTGCTACAATTATTGATAGTATGGGTATGATAAAGGTTCTTGCAGATGAACATGGAGATGATATACCATTGTTTGGCTCTCTCAAAATGATGCTTAACGAAAATAGACCTTTTAACAAAACTATATTTACAGTATTGTGTGAAGAAAAAGTGCCTATTGCCATGGATTGTGTGAGAAGAGTTATCGGAGATTTAAGTAAAAATGGAGTTGGAATCATGTTTACTATTCCAGTAAATAAGACAGAAGGAATTTTAAAATAAAGGGATGATCTAGATGCATATGTTGTTTTATATATCTGTAATACTATTTGCAGGAATGGGTACTGCAAAGATTTTGTCAAAATTTAAACTACCTAATGTAACCGGATACTTAATAGCAGGTCTCATAATAGGGCCTTCA contains:
- a CDS encoding DNA-3-methyladenine glycosylase; amino-acid sequence: MKLERDFYIRDTQTVARELLGKVLVHNVNGKIFSGKIVETEAYLGIIDKAAHSYGGKRTKRVEIMYGPPGRAYIYLIYGMYYCFNVVTKEEGTPEAVLIRGLEPIDGISLMAKNRFNKELSQLTNAQLKNLTNGPGKLCQAMELDKRLNGEDLCGDTLYIEERKVESFNIINTKRIGIDYAEEAKDFLYRYYIEGNSYISKTK
- a CDS encoding aldehyde dehydrogenase; protein product: MNSILEEQRSFYSSGITRELNFRMASLNKLKDIILKNEKYIMEGLKKDLNKSQFESYSTEIGISLSEITYTNKNLKKWVKPKKVKTPLTDFKAKSYIYPEPYGNTFIISPWNYPFQLSITPLIGSIAAGNTAIIKPSSTSHHTSKVLEELINSNFNREYIFVAKGEESKALLDEKFDYIFYTGSVPIGKLVMEKAAKHLTPVTLELGGKSPCIVDKDGDMDLFAKRIVWGKFLNSGQTCVAPDYLLVHKSIKNVLIKNIIKYIEEFYGKNQKDNPDYIRIINEKQFNRLFGLLQSGNIIYGGKHDREALFISPTLMDEVTWDSPIMGEEIFGPIFPILEYEDLDEAIKVVNAHPKPLALYFFSTDNEKVEKVIKNTSYGGGCINDTIMHLSSPYLPFGGVGNSGMGSYHGKKSFDTFTHYKSVLKRSNAFDPNFRYPPYKDKINTIKKFLK
- a CDS encoding B12-binding domain-containing radical SAM protein produces the protein MKIVFITPAADIRRNSIYRLGGSFYGQKNSITGPLILGRILKEAGHDVEVYEELYKDLKPENILDADTVGIYTMTSNATRAYELADILRNEYKKRVILGGMHVSGFPEEGLKHADQVIVGEAENIIVDIIEGNIKEKIVYAPPVKDLDKIPFPDYSLLKTPCNAANVMTSRGCPFSCIFCTTSRMFYPYRQRTPDNVIKELEMYKKMGFKYVNFEDDNFTANKIRAKEILRKMIENKLVFKETFFFGRTDLANDEELLVLLRDAHLNRVLIGIESLNQKSLDYIDKKQKIEDIEKAGEMLAKYKIKLIASIVLGLDYDTVEDIRNSVEFTKKINAYQLQPAVLTPYPGTPLYEQFEKEDRIIIKDWQYYDMMNVVFQPKNMSPWKLQSEFFHAVKSFYSFSGAMKIFKLFGFEAGMRRLGLWIAANFGKTFFNKQSEKENGNIYHELYELSDSSSSELPKSSFKLS
- a CDS encoding DJ-1 family glyoxalase III, producing MKKVLVLLAEGFEEVEALTVVDYLKRKDVLCETCSITGEKMVVGAHKIRVEADKVLAEIKNIDNYQALIIPGGLPGATNLRDNPIVIRLVQAFNHEEKILAAICAGPIVLEKAGVLKEKKVTSYPGFEGELKESTYLEDIVVQDGNIITARGPAVAVYFVLKILENLAGKEKSNELKKDILLDMVEEKVGQ
- a CDS encoding RsmF rRNA methyltransferase first C-terminal domain-containing protein, coding for MELPKDFTNMMKNFLKDEYNSFIKSYDEKRTYGLRINTLKINREEFLKINPFHLENISWVKEGFYYAKEDLPGKHPYHEAGLYYIQEPSAMAVVEHLDVQKGDKVLDLCAAPGGKSTQIAAKLQNTGFLLSNELYQKRAQILSENIERMGISNVLVTNETPEKLASKFSGYFDKVLIDAPCSGEGMFRKDPEVISEWSLQNISYASERQFYILNSGKNMLKCGGKLVYSTCTFSPEENEKVIEKFLTENSDFSLEKLLRLWPHKVKGEGHFIAVLKKNSDSKFSKINKVKDKISKSDIKDFFKFQDKYLNTNFNHYFTLFGNNLYFFEENLDLNGIRVIRPGLHLGTLKKNRFEPSHALALHLKKDEAKNTISLNLKDEEILSYLKGQTFKFNSENSWNLILIDGYSIGWGKVTDNFVKNHYPKGLRWT